The following proteins come from a genomic window of Brachyspira pilosicoli:
- a CDS encoding pyruvate carboxyltransferase: protein MIGNITIFDCTFREAGYQTGWFFDKEFCRDYYKFAQSAGIDYLELGFFHNIEADPNRGVFRYCSLCNDEIKNIFSSTKNTVKLSAMRDIQRPLANLLHKKESLIDAVRILTRSAETDFNVLEKHIKEIKNLGYEVFINFTSSGHNSIERNREFAKFAKEHEIPVIYFADTESVFTPEYIRFTIEACKEEGIEAGIHLHNKNGTAEMLLDVALHYGCKYTDITMMGLGGKWHDGNLSTEHFLRKYNYNPGYEQTRLKTMLIQNLIKYNKYTAAVL, encoded by the coding sequence ATGATAGGAAATATAACAATATTTGATTGTACTTTTAGAGAAGCAGGATATCAAACAGGATGGTTTTTTGATAAAGAATTTTGCAGAGATTATTATAAATTTGCTCAGTCTGCTGGAATTGATTATTTAGAATTAGGCTTTTTTCATAATATTGAAGCAGATCCTAATAGAGGTGTTTTTAGATATTGTAGTTTATGTAACGATGAAATAAAAAATATATTTTCTTCTACTAAAAATACAGTAAAACTTTCAGCAATGAGAGATATACAAAGACCTTTAGCTAATTTATTACATAAAAAAGAATCGTTAATAGATGCTGTTAGAATATTAACAAGGTCAGCTGAAACTGACTTTAATGTTTTAGAAAAACACATAAAAGAAATTAAAAATTTAGGATATGAAGTATTTATTAATTTTACTAGTTCTGGACATAACTCTATAGAAAGAAATAGAGAATTTGCAAAATTTGCAAAGGAACATGAAATTCCTGTTATATATTTTGCTGATACAGAAAGTGTTTTTACCCCAGAATATATTAGATTTACCATAGAAGCTTGTAAAGAAGAAGGGATTGAAGCAGGAATACATTTACATAATAAAAATGGTACAGCAGAAATGCTATTAGATGTGGCTTTGCATTATGGTTGTAAATATACAGACATTACGATGATGGGACTTGGAGGTAAATGGCATGATGGTAATTTATCAACAGAACATTTTTTAAGAAAATATAATTATAATCCTGGATATGAGCAAACGAGATTAAAAACTATGTTAATACAAAATCTCATAAAATACAACAAATATACAGCTGCTGTTTTATAA
- a CDS encoding SDR family NAD(P)-dependent oxidoreductase, protein MKKVFITGGNGSIGSGIVKIFQDNGFKVIYPSSSELNLLNNDEIDKYLKSINNNFDVFIHCAGINNISNIESITMENILNTMQINTFSFLKILKYFLPYQKINGGSILAISSLYSKISRSERASYSMSKHALDALIKTAAIELAPYNIKVNSLSPGFVDTPMTRKNNDENKIKKIENSIPFGRMGSLEDISKVAYFLCVNNSYITGQNITVDGGFICGGFQNV, encoded by the coding sequence ATGAAAAAAGTATTTATAACAGGTGGTAATGGAAGCATTGGTTCTGGTATAGTAAAAATATTCCAAGATAACGGATTTAAGGTAATATATCCTTCTAGTTCTGAACTAAACTTACTTAATAATGATGAGATAGATAAATATTTGAAATCTATAAATAATAATTTTGATGTATTTATACATTGTGCTGGTATCAATAATATATCAAATATAGAATCAATAACAATGGAAAATATATTAAATACTATGCAAATAAATACTTTTTCTTTTCTGAAAATTTTGAAATATTTTCTACCATATCAGAAAATTAATGGAGGAAGTATTTTGGCAATATCATCATTATATTCTAAAATTTCAAGAAGTGAACGGGCTTCCTATTCTATGTCTAAACATGCATTAGATGCTCTCATTAAAACTGCTGCTATTGAATTAGCACCATATAATATAAAAGTAAATTCTTTATCTCCTGGTTTTGTAGATACTCCTATGACACGAAAAAATAATGATGAAAATAAAATAAAAAAAATAGAAAATAGTATTCCATTTGGGAGAATGGGAAGTTTGGAAGATATTTCAAAAGTAGCCTACTTTTTATGTGTTAATAACAGTTACATAACAGGACAAAATATTACGGTAGATGGCGGATTTATATGCGGAGGATTTCAAAATGTCTGA
- a CDS encoding 3-dehydroquinate synthase family protein: MSDYIFKIENKNFTVYKNYLNTSIFNIKSSPKNYKVFIKNSDPKEEILKILNEKKNNILFIDKNVYNLYFNNTNIDTNKLYIFDAIEENKIIENALKLIKFLEERGFTKSETMIVCGGGIVQDIGAFVGATFKRGINWVFYPTTLLSQCDSCIGGKTGLNYNGVKNQIALFSAPTEVIINIKFLTTLNDYDIRSGLGEIAKLCITGGEYFFDLYKQLVRNGKVDSLEGYKKLILSALFVKKAVIEYDEFEFNIRKSLNYGHTLGHSIEVMSNYKIPHGQAVAMGSIIANKLSHIYGYLSKEKLDYINSYLFDIINKKDLQELKIDKTLELIKKDKKVQGNTLSLVGIKDLGDTIFIKINIDTELFNHINIILEEDFSI, encoded by the coding sequence ATGTCTGATTATATTTTTAAAATTGAAAATAAAAATTTTACTGTATATAAAAATTATTTAAACACAAGTATATTTAATATCAAATCATCTCCTAAAAATTATAAAGTATTTATAAAAAATTCAGATCCTAAAGAAGAAATATTAAAAATATTAAATGAAAAAAAGAACAATATTTTATTTATAGATAAAAATGTTTATAATTTATATTTTAATAATACAAATATTGATACAAATAAACTTTACATATTTGATGCTATTGAAGAAAATAAAATTATCGAAAATGCTTTGAAATTAATAAAGTTCTTAGAAGAAAGAGGATTTACAAAATCTGAAACTATGATTGTATGCGGAGGTGGTATAGTTCAAGATATAGGAGCATTTGTAGGTGCTACATTTAAAAGAGGAATTAACTGGGTATTTTATCCTACAACGTTACTATCACAATGTGATAGTTGTATAGGAGGTAAAACAGGGCTTAATTACAATGGAGTAAAAAATCAAATAGCATTATTTTCTGCACCAACTGAAGTTATTATTAATATAAAGTTTCTGACTACTTTAAACGATTATGATATTAGAAGCGGACTTGGAGAAATTGCTAAACTTTGCATAACAGGCGGGGAATATTTTTTTGATTTATACAAACAATTGGTTAGGAATGGTAAAGTAGATTCATTAGAAGGATATAAAAAATTAATTCTGTCAGCTCTTTTTGTAAAAAAAGCTGTTATTGAATACGATGAATTTGAATTCAATATAAGAAAAAGTTTAAATTATGGTCATACTTTAGGCCATTCAATAGAAGTCATGTCTAATTATAAAATACCTCATGGCCAAGCTGTTGCTATGGGTTCTATTATTGCAAATAAACTATCACATATCTATGGTTATCTTTCTAAAGAAAAATTAGATTATATTAACTCATATTTATTTGACATTATTAATAAAAAAGATTTACAAGAATTAAAAATAGATAAAACATTAGAATTAATAAAAAAAGATAAAAAGGTCCAGGGAAATACATTAAGTCTAGTAGGTATTAAAGATTTAGGAGATACTATATTTATTAAAATTAATATAGATACAGAATTATTTAATCATATAAATATAATATTAGAAGAGGACTTCAGTATATGA